A genome region from Maridesulfovibrio salexigens DSM 2638 includes the following:
- a CDS encoding NAD(P)/FAD-dependent oxidoreductase: MGELVIAGAGHAHMQLMEAIPELIADGQRVTVIGPDERHYYSGMGPGMLGGIYRPAEISFPVKSMVESRGGTFVLGKVARIDPHKRIVILETGQEVPYDVLSCNLGSSVSNDLAYEVSTDIYTVKPIQNLLQARIRIQEIASERPVRIGICGGGPAALEIAGNAWTAAKEQGRFGAKIKIFTGSEFLHNQPERVRNLAIKSLNKRGIEIVQGSYVERVVTGDILLQNGLHYEQDIIFLALGVKPSKVFAASDLPIGKDGGLRVNRYLQSVSHPEIFGGGDCIWFEPNPLDKVGVYAVRQNPVLVHNVRAQLKGLSLKDFDPGDSYLLIFNTGDEKGILLKNGLSFSGSLAFRIKDYIDRKFVRRFKVNGS, from the coding sequence ATGGGAGAACTTGTCATTGCCGGCGCAGGGCATGCGCACATGCAGCTTATGGAGGCCATCCCTGAGCTCATTGCGGATGGACAGCGTGTTACGGTCATTGGCCCGGATGAACGGCATTACTATTCGGGGATGGGACCGGGGATGCTAGGTGGTATTTACCGTCCTGCCGAAATAAGTTTTCCTGTGAAGTCAATGGTGGAAAGTCGCGGCGGAACGTTCGTACTAGGAAAAGTTGCGCGCATAGATCCTCACAAACGAATAGTCATCCTTGAGACAGGGCAGGAAGTTCCCTATGACGTGCTTTCATGCAATCTTGGCAGTTCCGTATCCAATGACCTTGCATATGAGGTAAGCACTGATATCTATACTGTAAAACCCATTCAAAACCTTTTGCAGGCTCGCATACGGATTCAGGAAATAGCCTCTGAACGGCCGGTGCGTATAGGCATCTGCGGGGGCGGACCTGCTGCGCTTGAAATCGCTGGCAACGCTTGGACCGCAGCCAAAGAACAAGGTCGTTTCGGTGCGAAAATTAAGATTTTCACAGGCAGCGAATTTCTGCACAACCAGCCGGAAAGGGTGCGCAATCTTGCGATTAAAAGTCTGAATAAACGCGGAATTGAGATTGTTCAGGGCAGTTACGTGGAGCGGGTGGTAACAGGTGACATCTTACTGCAGAACGGACTTCACTACGAACAAGACATCATTTTTCTGGCTTTGGGGGTGAAGCCCTCAAAAGTCTTCGCCGCATCCGATTTGCCCATAGGGAAGGATGGCGGGCTCAGGGTTAACCGCTATCTGCAAAGTGTTTCCCATCCGGAAATTTTCGGTGGAGGTGATTGCATCTGGTTCGAACCGAACCCACTGGATAAAGTGGGAGTTTATGCCGTGCGGCAAAACCCAGTGCTCGTACATAATGTGCGGGCGCAGCTTAAAGGGCTAAGCCTGAAAGATTTTGATCCGGGCGACTCATATCTGCTCATATTTAATACCGGGGATGAAAAAGGCATATTGCTCAAAAACGGATTAAGCTTCAGCGGGTCGCTTGCTTTCAGGATTAAGGATTATATCGACAGGAAATTTGTTCGGCGGTTTAAAGTTAATGGGAGTTGA
- a CDS encoding serine hydrolase domain-containing protein has product MQQRTQRFFIQIISILLLLSCPLTLGNTGCGTGLEFPEEQAKALQASLDQSRSNLGFPGGMIGVRQVGGATWMGVSGNANLNGNVAYIDDNIIFKIQNLLITPAYAAGTPVPMNTNMYMRIGSVTKTYTAALIMKLAEEGKLNLDDKVDDWMGAGYYPNSNIATIRQLLNMTSGFTNYTQTPDYFAQYTATPKATFQPETLVNYARTCGKPYISLPGTGWHYSNTNYAILGLIAEKAGEADFKTLIQEKILDKLYLQMTYVPAIDDNTIRSPYVNGYEKQGGSWVDTTDHSPSVAFSAGNIVSSLSNMLNWIEALHEYQLLTKESVDQMMTLVAMSDGSPWSGEIFGYGLGIMYNKGATGHNGDIDGYKVCLYKYKDHYFAVAINTDTAPAGDAEAVFWDAVRTLYPEDNI; this is encoded by the coding sequence ATGCAACAAAGAACACAACGTTTCTTCATCCAGATAATATCCATTCTCCTACTTCTTTCCTGCCCTTTAACACTTGGAAACACAGGATGTGGAACCGGATTGGAGTTCCCGGAGGAACAAGCCAAGGCATTACAGGCATCCCTTGATCAATCCAGAAGTAACCTTGGATTTCCGGGTGGAATGATCGGTGTAAGGCAGGTTGGCGGAGCAACATGGATGGGGGTAAGTGGAAATGCGAATTTAAATGGCAATGTTGCCTACATAGACGACAATATAATATTTAAAATACAGAACTTATTAATTACTCCTGCCTATGCTGCCGGTACTCCTGTACCAATGAATACAAACATGTACATGAGAATAGGGAGCGTTACCAAAACCTATACAGCTGCACTTATCATGAAACTTGCTGAAGAAGGCAAATTGAACCTTGACGATAAAGTGGACGATTGGATGGGTGCCGGATACTACCCTAACAGCAACATAGCAACCATCAGGCAATTACTGAATATGACTTCCGGCTTTACTAACTATACGCAGACACCAGACTACTTTGCACAATACACTGCCACCCCGAAAGCAACTTTTCAGCCCGAAACTCTAGTTAATTACGCAAGAACCTGCGGAAAGCCATACATATCTTTACCCGGTACAGGCTGGCATTATTCAAATACAAACTATGCCATTCTCGGATTGATTGCTGAAAAAGCAGGAGAAGCAGATTTCAAAACTCTGATTCAAGAAAAAATACTGGATAAATTATACTTACAGATGACGTACGTCCCGGCGATCGATGATAACACAATACGGAGTCCCTATGTAAACGGTTATGAAAAACAGGGCGGTTCATGGGTGGATACAACCGACCACTCCCCCAGTGTTGCTTTTTCCGCAGGAAATATCGTTTCATCACTATCAAACATGCTGAACTGGATCGAAGCGCTACACGAATATCAACTGCTGACAAAAGAATCGGTCGATCAGATGATGACCTTGGTTGCTATGTCTGACGGAAGTCCTTGGAGTGGTGAGATTTTTGGATATGGACTTGGCATAATGTACAACAAAGGAGCCACAGGACATAACGGCGACATTGATGGCTACAAGGTTTGCTTATACAAATACAAAGATCACTATTTTGCAGTAGCAATTAATACCGATACCGCACCTGCAGGTGATGCAGAAGCCGTTTTCTGGGATGCAGTTCGGACACTATATCCCGAGGATAACATTTAA
- a CDS encoding DsrE family protein, whose product MNDRKLNLLWTNADPLTSELMVMMYAHNAIKKGWWKEIRVIVWGATAKLVAEDVHIQKLIADAQEDGVEFSACEACADQLGVKQQLEKLGIEIIFWGAPLTEIIKSEEHLITV is encoded by the coding sequence ATGAACGATAGAAAATTAAATCTGTTATGGACCAATGCCGACCCTTTGACCTCTGAATTAATGGTGATGATGTATGCGCATAACGCCATCAAAAAGGGATGGTGGAAAGAGATTCGTGTCATTGTCTGGGGCGCGACAGCAAAGCTGGTTGCCGAAGATGTGCATATCCAGAAACTGATTGCCGATGCTCAGGAAGACGGAGTTGAATTTAGTGCTTGTGAGGCTTGCGCTGATCAGTTGGGAGTAAAGCAACAGCTTGAAAAGCTGGGTATTGAAATTATTTTCTGGGGCGCACCTTTGACTGAGATCATCAAAAGTGAAGAACATTTGATCACTGTTTAA
- a CDS encoding TIGR00730 family Rossman fold protein yields MNSICIFLGSNTGNDPLYMQAARETGLELAKRNITCVYGGSSTGMMNELADSALGAGGKVIGVTVQALKDKEQFHKGLSELHVTPTMHERKKMMIELSDGFIALPGGIGTYEEFFEVYTLKQLGFHSKPCGLLNVNNFYNPLELMMSTAEGEGFLKTPYAESVSVSGSVPELFDLLLDTLDTPAKLSR; encoded by the coding sequence ATGAATTCAATTTGTATATTTTTAGGTTCAAATACCGGAAATGACCCTCTGTATATGCAGGCAGCAAGAGAAACAGGACTGGAGCTTGCTAAACGCAATATTACCTGCGTGTACGGCGGGTCCAGCACAGGAATGATGAATGAACTCGCTGATTCGGCGTTAGGTGCCGGTGGAAAAGTCATAGGGGTAACTGTTCAGGCTTTGAAAGATAAAGAGCAGTTCCACAAGGGGTTATCAGAACTGCATGTTACGCCGACAATGCATGAAAGAAAGAAAATGATGATTGAGCTTTCTGACGGTTTCATTGCCCTGCCGGGCGGCATAGGAACTTATGAAGAATTCTTTGAAGTATATACCCTTAAACAGTTGGGCTTTCATTCCAAGCCTTGCGGGTTGTTGAATGTGAACAATTTTTATAATCCGCTTGAACTTATGATGAGTACTGCAGAAGGCGAAGGATTTTTGAAAACGCCTTATGCAGAATCCGTGTCTGTTTCTGGAAGCGTGCCTGAATTGTTTGATCTCTTATTGGACACTTTGGACACTCCCGCAAAGCTGTCTCGATAA
- a CDS encoding MarR family winged helix-turn-helix transcriptional regulator produces the protein MNCGLILLILILSSYKESSHEDKKRGAGVDMDRIGLMSEQWSKERPELESESMEIYGRLMIANKFAEKAMGAFLKSHGLINPEFDVLAVLRRAGDPYKLSVGELCEAALLTSGAMTNRIDKLVKKGLVDREINTDDRRGVHVVLTAEGFDLIDSIIHERFEVADKFIRCLSADDRKSLNGILKKLLSYYE, from the coding sequence TTGAACTGCGGTTTAATCTTATTGATTCTAATTTTATCTTCATATAAAGAATCTTCACATGAAGACAAAAAAAGAGGTGCAGGTGTAGATATGGATAGAATTGGTTTGATGTCTGAGCAATGGTCAAAAGAACGCCCGGAACTGGAATCAGAATCAATGGAGATATACGGCAGGCTGATGATTGCTAACAAATTTGCCGAGAAAGCCATGGGAGCATTTTTAAAATCTCATGGACTTATAAATCCTGAGTTTGATGTTCTGGCTGTGCTTCGGCGCGCAGGAGATCCTTATAAATTATCAGTTGGCGAATTGTGTGAAGCTGCCCTGTTAACTAGCGGAGCTATGACCAATCGCATTGATAAGCTTGTGAAGAAAGGGCTTGTCGATCGGGAAATTAATACGGATGACCGTCGAGGAGTCCATGTTGTTTTAACAGCAGAGGGATTTGATTTAATTGACTCAATAATTCATGAGCGGTTTGAGGTTGCCGATAAATTTATCAGGTGTCTTTCGGCTGATGATCGTAAGTCTTTGAATGGTATTTTGAAGAAACTACTAAGTTATTACGAATAA
- a CDS encoding YitT family protein produces MLEPVKSVLGKGSSVNFDFTYSVWWNLLLITVGSAICSIAVKSLAVPHEFLAGGVFGLASLIYYKTGVLSPGVLFFILNVPVFLFAWIKVSRRFFWYSLYATIAATISYEFITIPMAVHNTTYAAVACGAMMGFGAGTVLRSLGSNGGLDVLAVYLFQRFNIGIGKVYLVFNATLFSLSMFELPLDIIIASLILVFISSTVVEQTLSMFNQRKVVFIISDYSEMISHDILHEMKQSATFIKGQGAYLREDKNILMTVVNNIQLKKLEEIAFRHDDRVLFIVENTFSVIGASFSRRKVY; encoded by the coding sequence ATGTTAGAACCAGTTAAGTCTGTACTTGGCAAAGGCAGTTCCGTTAATTTTGACTTCACTTATTCCGTATGGTGGAATTTATTGTTGATTACAGTTGGATCAGCAATATGTTCCATCGCTGTAAAAAGTTTAGCCGTTCCCCACGAATTTCTAGCCGGGGGTGTTTTCGGCCTTGCTTCACTTATTTACTATAAAACCGGGGTGCTTTCCCCGGGGGTGCTGTTTTTTATTCTCAACGTACCCGTATTCTTGTTTGCGTGGATAAAGGTAAGCCGCCGTTTCTTCTGGTATAGCCTGTACGCAACCATTGCAGCCACAATCTCATATGAATTCATTACAATCCCAATGGCTGTCCACAATACCACTTATGCGGCCGTCGCCTGTGGAGCGATGATGGGTTTCGGAGCCGGGACAGTTTTGCGTTCACTGGGTTCAAACGGCGGTCTTGATGTGCTTGCCGTGTATCTTTTTCAGCGGTTTAACATTGGGATAGGCAAGGTTTATCTTGTCTTTAATGCGACTCTTTTCAGTCTCAGTATGTTTGAGCTTCCCCTAGATATAATAATCGCCTCGCTGATTTTGGTGTTCATATCATCCACGGTGGTGGAGCAGACACTTTCGATGTTTAACCAGCGCAAAGTCGTTTTTATTATTTCAGATTATAGTGAAATGATAAGTCATGATATTCTGCACGAGATGAAGCAGAGTGCTACTTTTATCAAAGGGCAGGGAGCCTATCTGCGTGAAGATAAGAATATCTTAATGACGGTTGTTAACAACATTCAGCTTAAAAAGTTGGAAGAGATAGCCTTTAGGCACGATGATAGAGTTTTGTTCATAGTGGAGAACACTTTTTCTGTGATTGGAGCAAGTTTTTCCCGCCGTAAGGTTTATTAA
- a CDS encoding PAS domain-containing protein, translated as MDGINPEIIKQKIKLSEAEMAWLKQDKTVTVRVGDWPPFMMTENQISGISIDYLDLIASIHGIKFNYATQNDISWPEALKSIRSHDGIDMVPAIQQTDARKDFMSFSIPYQTLPWVIVTRDDAEFVGGLDDLASKTVSVQDKFILQKQIEKQYPNLKLRVIKSRTPTLDSLKDVATKESYATINALPVVVYFVKNYGLSNLKVAAPAKFDDLKLSMGIRNDWPELASIISKTIQAMSHKDVAAIHNSWLSVNYEPSISTTEAKRYALLGLLALCFVSGLFVTINRTLKKKIAQRTKALIAELDERERIQRDLKVSEERYDMALRAVSDGLWDWNLQTNEVYYSPRYFEMLGYEPEDFPNEYETWLYLMHPDDRERASEVVTAYLSKFPCDDRKSLFSQEFRLLTKEGEWKWILSRGRVPEFDDQGNPVRLIGTHMDITDRKRTEQLMIQTEKMMSIGGLAAGMAHEINNPLAGILGHSQNIRNRLFNSTKANIRAAEKHGIDLQQIQDYMTDREIPRMIDGIRTAGNRAAKIVSNMLSFSRQSEKEYSLHNIKNILEKAIELSASDYNLEKLYDFRQIKIIREYDPEIPPIYCEGTEIQQVLMNLLKNGAEAMRDKDYDQESPQFICRVSKTPQEVVVEIEDNGPGIDYTTRSRIFEPFYTTKDVGKGTGLGLSVSYFIITSHHNGSMTVDSSPGNWTRFTIRIPFE; from the coding sequence ATGGACGGAATAAATCCGGAAATCATAAAGCAAAAAATCAAGCTTAGCGAAGCAGAAATGGCATGGCTGAAGCAGGATAAAACTGTCACAGTCAGGGTTGGGGACTGGCCCCCTTTCATGATGACGGAAAACCAAATATCCGGGATATCGATTGATTACCTTGATCTGATCGCATCAATTCACGGTATAAAATTTAATTACGCAACCCAGAACGACATATCCTGGCCTGAAGCATTAAAATCCATTCGTTCGCACGATGGAATCGACATGGTTCCGGCCATTCAGCAAACCGATGCCCGTAAGGATTTCATGTCCTTCAGCATTCCTTACCAAACCCTGCCTTGGGTTATTGTTACCCGCGATGACGCTGAATTTGTTGGAGGACTAGATGATCTTGCAAGCAAAACTGTTTCGGTCCAGGACAAATTCATTCTGCAAAAACAAATTGAAAAACAATACCCAAACCTTAAACTTCGGGTAATAAAATCCAGAACTCCCACACTTGACTCACTTAAAGATGTCGCCACGAAAGAGTCCTACGCCACTATCAATGCACTTCCTGTCGTCGTCTACTTTGTCAAAAACTACGGACTTTCAAACCTGAAAGTAGCGGCCCCTGCCAAATTTGATGACCTTAAACTATCTATGGGAATACGCAATGACTGGCCGGAACTTGCTTCCATCATCTCCAAAACAATCCAAGCCATGTCACATAAGGATGTAGCTGCAATCCACAACTCCTGGCTCTCTGTAAATTACGAGCCAAGCATCAGCACAACTGAAGCAAAAAGATATGCATTGTTAGGCTTATTAGCTCTGTGTTTCGTAAGTGGACTGTTTGTAACCATAAACCGCACACTCAAAAAGAAAATTGCCCAGCGGACCAAAGCACTGATAGCCGAATTAGATGAAAGAGAACGCATCCAGAGAGATTTAAAAGTCAGTGAAGAACGTTATGATATGGCCTTGCGCGCTGTAAGTGACGGACTTTGGGACTGGAACCTGCAAACCAATGAAGTATATTACAGTCCGCGTTACTTTGAGATGCTGGGTTATGAACCGGAAGATTTCCCTAACGAATATGAGACATGGCTCTATTTGATGCATCCTGATGACAGAGAGCGTGCTTCTGAAGTAGTAACCGCTTATTTAAGCAAGTTCCCCTGTGATGATCGCAAATCATTATTTTCACAGGAATTCAGACTGCTCACCAAAGAAGGGGAATGGAAATGGATTTTATCACGCGGAAGAGTACCGGAATTCGATGATCAGGGAAATCCTGTAAGACTGATCGGTACCCACATGGACATAACGGACCGCAAAAGAACAGAACAGCTGATGATCCAGACGGAAAAGATGATGTCCATCGGCGGCTTGGCTGCGGGCATGGCCCATGAAATCAACAACCCTCTTGCAGGAATTCTCGGGCATAGCCAAAATATTCGTAACAGGCTGTTCAACAGTACAAAGGCCAACATTCGCGCAGCCGAAAAGCACGGAATCGATCTGCAACAGATTCAGGATTACATGACAGACCGGGAAATCCCCAGAATGATCGATGGAATCCGAACCGCAGGCAACAGGGCTGCCAAAATTGTTTCCAACATGCTCAGCTTCAGCCGTCAAAGCGAGAAAGAGTACTCACTCCATAATATTAAGAATATTTTAGAAAAAGCGATTGAGCTCTCTGCCAGTGACTACAATTTGGAAAAACTATACGACTTCAGGCAGATAAAAATAATCCGTGAATATGACCCAGAAATTCCGCCAATTTATTGCGAAGGAACTGAGATACAACAGGTCTTGATGAATCTCCTGAAAAACGGGGCGGAAGCAATGCGGGATAAGGACTACGATCAGGAATCCCCCCAATTCATCTGTCGGGTAAGTAAAACCCCTCAAGAGGTTGTCGTTGAAATTGAGGATAACGGCCCCGGTATTGATTATACTACCCGTTCCAGAATATTTGAACCTTTCTATACGACCAAAGATGTGGGCAAAGGCACGGGCCTGGGGCTTTCGGTTTCATATTTTATAATAACCAGTCATCATAACGGAAGCATGACTGTAGACTCCAGCCCCGGCAACTGGACCCGTTTCACTATCCGAATTCCATTTGAATAA
- a CDS encoding sensor histidine kinase, whose product MSRDSVVEIFQGKLVQWILVPGLIMTVILVSIVGLNQINTLEREIVHLSRSLSRNVEFYIDGAEDVLRSVAIMSGEGNVDSLRNYFSGLHDRFGQFDRLILLDKNENIIAVAPHGIKGVDFPIRFSGSDDSKRVLTSPMISPNSGKLVLYISIPVRGGGKLVAELDLGALQKFIYGFLSSNRIIILADSYGNLIVHPDRELVKIQANVGNLDIFKKTLAPGDVEFYHAENRLSFGRVVNVTGTGWKLLVGCSAYSLFQPVIALGLLIGLLVVFFFMVLLFALKKEFREGVVTPLVGYVRKLSAVAEGDYPTSASQESGFVELDNLGRVFDSMAEQVREREHELIVSKRYFQSVIDSMPSALIWVNEDMDVCQCNNRALELFNLDSTEIEPENVESFFSGHEDIVDVIAEAKKFNSPKTIERTVISEDSTDIFDITAFPLRGFEVKGVVVRIDDVTARVRMEEIMVQTEKMISIGGLAAGMAHEINNPLGGIVQGAQNLERRFSPEIKANADAADEAGCSLDAMQGYLEARKINSVIKGIKDSGMRAAKIVSNMLKFSKPGKNIVTTVNVHDLIEDCLELSAKDYDLKQKYDFTHINIVRDFSPDVSDIICSQGEIEQVLFNLFKNSAQAMREHGFFGSTPEIYVRTRSIGNSVVIEVEDNGPGIKDEIRKRIFEPFFTTKSVGVGTGLGLSVSYFIITQNHGGTFTVSSVPGQGARFTITLPVQKGRL is encoded by the coding sequence ATGAGCAGAGACTCGGTTGTTGAGATCTTTCAGGGCAAGTTGGTTCAATGGATCCTTGTGCCTGGTTTAATAATGACCGTTATTCTGGTTTCCATTGTGGGGTTGAATCAAATCAATACACTGGAACGGGAGATCGTTCATCTTTCGAGATCTCTCTCCCGCAATGTGGAGTTTTATATTGATGGCGCGGAGGATGTTCTGCGTTCTGTAGCTATTATGAGCGGAGAAGGTAACGTTGATAGTCTTCGTAATTACTTCAGCGGATTACATGACCGTTTCGGGCAGTTTGATAGGCTCATCCTTCTAGATAAGAACGAAAATATTATAGCGGTAGCTCCTCATGGAATTAAGGGTGTTGATTTTCCAATCCGGTTTAGCGGTTCGGATGATTCCAAGCGCGTACTGACTTCTCCGATGATTTCACCGAACTCCGGAAAGCTGGTGCTGTACATCAGTATACCAGTGCGGGGCGGCGGAAAGCTGGTGGCTGAGTTGGATCTCGGTGCTTTGCAGAAATTTATTTACGGTTTTCTATCTTCCAACAGGATAATAATACTTGCTGATTCTTATGGTAACCTGATTGTTCATCCTGATCGTGAACTTGTTAAAATACAGGCCAATGTTGGAAATCTTGATATTTTTAAAAAGACATTGGCTCCCGGTGATGTGGAATTTTACCATGCAGAAAACAGGCTTTCTTTTGGCCGTGTTGTGAATGTCACCGGAACCGGCTGGAAGCTTTTGGTCGGCTGTTCGGCCTATTCTCTGTTTCAGCCCGTAATTGCTCTTGGTTTGCTGATCGGTTTGCTGGTTGTCTTTTTTTTCATGGTTTTGCTTTTTGCGTTGAAGAAGGAGTTTCGCGAAGGCGTGGTTACACCGCTGGTTGGCTATGTCAGGAAACTTTCTGCCGTTGCCGAGGGGGATTATCCCACATCTGCATCACAGGAAAGCGGTTTTGTGGAGCTGGATAACTTGGGCAGAGTTTTCGATTCAATGGCTGAACAGGTTCGTGAACGGGAACACGAATTAATTGTTTCGAAAAGATATTTTCAAAGTGTAATTGATTCCATGCCTTCAGCCCTGATCTGGGTCAATGAGGATATGGATGTCTGCCAGTGTAATAATCGTGCTTTGGAGTTGTTCAATCTGGATTCCACTGAGATTGAGCCGGAAAATGTGGAAAGTTTTTTTTCAGGTCACGAAGATATTGTTGATGTTATTGCCGAAGCAAAGAAATTCAATTCTCCGAAAACTATTGAACGGACCGTAATCAGCGAAGATTCAACAGATATATTTGATATTACGGCTTTTCCCCTGCGTGGCTTTGAGGTCAAAGGGGTGGTGGTCAGGATTGATGATGTCACCGCCCGTGTGCGCATGGAGGAAATTATGGTCCAGACAGAAAAAATGATATCTATCGGTGGACTTGCAGCAGGTATGGCCCATGAAATCAACAATCCCCTTGGCGGGATAGTGCAGGGGGCTCAAAATTTGGAGCGCAGGTTCTCTCCTGAAATTAAAGCCAATGCTGATGCCGCAGATGAAGCAGGGTGTTCGCTGGATGCTATGCAGGGGTATCTTGAGGCCCGCAAGATTAATTCTGTCATTAAAGGGATTAAGGATTCCGGTATGCGGGCAGCTAAAATTGTTTCCAACATGTTGAAGTTCAGCAAACCCGGAAAGAACATAGTAACAACAGTTAATGTTCACGATTTGATCGAAGATTGTTTGGAGCTATCTGCCAAGGATTATGATTTGAAGCAGAAATATGACTTCACTCATATTAATATAGTGCGTGATTTTTCACCTGATGTGTCGGATATAATTTGTTCACAGGGCGAGATCGAGCAGGTCTTATTTAATCTTTTCAAGAATTCAGCGCAGGCCATGCGCGAACACGGTTTTTTCGGCTCAACACCAGAAATATACGTGCGGACGCGCAGCATCGGGAATTCTGTTGTTATTGAAGTCGAAGATAATGGTCCCGGAATAAAGGATGAAATTCGAAAAAGAATTTTTGAGCCATTCTTTACCACCAAGTCCGTCGGTGTAGGAACAGGCTTGGGCCTTTCAGTTTCATATTTCATTATTACTCAGAATCACGGTGGAACTTTCACGGTTAGTTCTGTTCCCGGTCAGGGAGCACGGTTTACTATTACTCTTCCTGTACAGAAAGGAAGGCTGTAA
- a CDS encoding ABC transporter substrate-binding protein — MLKKYFKLIEKGIFLWLLFLCLSLSACSDDPIRLGFSGTLKGKYSDLGVQGRNGALLAVEDINEAGGIDGRKIELIVRDDQNTPEGAVKADKELIAEGVSVIIGHMTSSQSMTAVRDMADSNVVYISPTTSTPLLQGIKDNFFRVIPTLTDLSKGLAEYSVDELDKRRLAVVWDNSNPAFTAPYKDVFVEKFAAKGGDFVGAVSVGKHEGSIDWQKVVDELKGMNPDTVVMVTSARDLAGFAQFCTLNKTNWTILSSMWGYTKELIQTGGKSVEGIIFVVHFAEDDPEKLYVDFKDRFIKRFGWPPNFAAVFGYQAVQVFAEAVKRNGGRTKGLGGAITGISFDDSLVGPFEIDEFGDVKRNGHIVTVKDGHFVTVSKREK, encoded by the coding sequence ATGTTGAAAAAATATTTCAAGTTAATTGAAAAGGGCATCTTTTTATGGCTGTTGTTTCTGTGTCTGTCATTGAGTGCATGCTCTGATGATCCTATCCGTCTTGGCTTTTCAGGAACCCTCAAAGGTAAATATTCTGATTTAGGCGTTCAGGGCCGTAATGGGGCTTTGCTGGCTGTCGAGGACATAAATGAAGCTGGAGGAATTGACGGTCGTAAAATTGAACTCATCGTACGGGACGACCAGAATACACCTGAAGGTGCTGTTAAGGCAGACAAAGAGCTCATAGCTGAGGGAGTCTCAGTAATTATCGGCCATATGACAAGTTCTCAATCAATGACTGCGGTGCGCGACATGGCGGACAGCAATGTTGTTTATATTTCGCCCACTACCTCAACTCCCTTGCTGCAAGGGATTAAAGATAATTTTTTCAGGGTAATTCCTACCCTTACTGATCTTTCAAAAGGTCTTGCAGAATATTCTGTGGATGAGCTTGATAAAAGAAGGCTGGCTGTCGTCTGGGATAATTCAAATCCGGCCTTTACCGCTCCTTACAAGGATGTATTTGTTGAAAAATTTGCAGCAAAAGGCGGTGATTTTGTTGGTGCGGTCAGCGTAGGTAAACATGAGGGTTCCATTGACTGGCAGAAAGTTGTTGATGAATTAAAGGGTATGAACCCCGATACCGTGGTCATGGTTACCTCGGCACGAGATTTAGCCGGGTTTGCCCAGTTTTGTACCCTGAACAAAACAAATTGGACTATTTTGAGCAGCATGTGGGGATATACCAAAGAATTGATTCAGACCGGCGGTAAAAGCGTGGAAGGGATAATTTTTGTGGTCCATTTTGCTGAAGATGATCCTGAAAAACTCTACGTGGATTTTAAGGATAGATTTATTAAACGTTTTGGGTGGCCTCCTAATTTTGCGGCTGTTTTCGGCTATCAGGCTGTGCAGGTTTTTGCTGAGGCAGTGAAAAGGAATGGAGGACGTACCAAAGGTCTCGGTGGTGCCATTACCGGAATCAGCTTTGATGATAGTTTGGTCGGGCCTTTTGAAATTGACGAGTTCGGTGATGTAAAACGTAATGGACATATTGTGACTGTTAAAGACGGTCATTTTGTCACAGTCTCCAAGAGAGAGAAATGA